A region from the Pelobates fuscus isolate aPelFus1 chromosome 1, aPelFus1.pri, whole genome shotgun sequence genome encodes:
- the ENDOU gene encoding uridylate-specific endoribonuclease, producing MKNLSFFLFSAVILGISAFDTCPRESCEDSCKNRCGKKLDKSYGCQCNPQCERFGDCCKDYHLCLYADPSSNEVIQPVEPENSCKGKCGKKYNKKDSCHCNKKCVKFNNCCPDYDTLCGGGDKDAANSEATSSHSHNKNKGKDISNEEIKAMSEKIYELDENRAEDSDIILNKQNAAEKTGNKEDLCDEPLYKYVNEEILSRPTYKAFIELTNNYVRKTGTDEEYTPEEIKEQEHFLKEIMKTKLMKELYSFFHKKEMYKTEKEFVDDLQKMWFGLYSRSSGEADSSGFEHVFLGEVKKNKVSGFHSWIRFYLLEKEGLMDYYSHNYDGPWTSYPDVLGKQFYWDGFFKEVGSQFIGSSPEFDFGLYSLCFISRPGKLCKIRLGGHELGIQTYEWTKTTYPNGKKYIATAYPVV from the exons ATGAAGAATCTCTCGTTCTTTCTGTTTTCCGCTGTTATCCTGGGGATTTCTGCTTTCGACACATGCCCAAGAGAAA GTTGTGAGGATTCTTGCAAAAACCGATGTGGAAAAAAACTAGACAAGTCCTATGGCTGCCAGTGCAATCCACAGTGTGAGCGCTTCGGAGACTGTTGCAAAGACTATCACCTGTGTCTAT ATGCTGATCCATCCTCAAATGAAGTCATCCAGCCAGTTGAGCCAg AAAACTCTTGTAAAGGAAAGTGTGGAAAGAAATACAACAAGAAAGATTCTTGTCACTGCAACAAGAAGTGTGTCAAATTCAATAACTGCTGCCCTGACTATGACACATTGTGTGGGGGCGGCGACAAGGATGCTGCTAACAGCGAAGCCACCAGTAGCCATAGTCATAACAAGAACAAAG gaaaagacatcagcaatgaggAGATTAAAGCAATGTCTGAGAAAATATATGAGTTGGATGAAAACAGGGCAGAGGATTCTGACATTATTTTAAACAAACAGAACGCTGCGGAGAAAACTGGAAACAAAGAAGACCTATGTGATGAGCC ATTGTACAAGTATGTGAATGAGGAAATACTCAGTCGTCCAACCTATAAAGCATTCATTGAATTGACAAACAATTATGTAAGAAAGACTGGTACAGATGAGGAATATACCCCGGAAGAGATAAAAGAGCAGGAGCACTTCCTAAAGGAGATCATGAAGACcaagttaatgaaagaactttaTTCGTTCTTCCATAAAAAAG aAATGTACAAAACAGAGAAGGAGTTTGTCGATGACTTGCAAAAGATGTGGTTTGGACTTTACTCTCGATCTTCAGGAGAGGCAGACTCCAGTGGGTTCGAACATGTGTTCTTAG GTGAAGTAAAGAAAAACAAAGTATCTGGGTTCCACAGCTGGATACGTTTCTACCTCCTAGAGAAGGAAGGTTTGATGGATTATTACAGTCACAACTACGATGGACCT TGGACCAGTTACCCTGATGTGCTGGGCAAGCAGTTTTATTGGGATGGCTTTTTTAAAGAAGTTGGCAGTCAGTTTATTGGCTCAAGTCCTGAGTTTGATTTTGGCCTCTATAGTCTTTGCTTCATCTCTCGACCAGGCAAACT ATGTAAAATACGTTTGGGAGGACACGAACTTGGCATACAAACCTACGAATGGACCAAAACAACATACCCAAATGGGAAAAAGTACATTGCCACAGCTTATCCTGTGGTTTAG